In a genomic window of Cygnus atratus isolate AKBS03 ecotype Queensland, Australia chromosome 23, CAtr_DNAZoo_HiC_assembly, whole genome shotgun sequence:
- the DNALI1 gene encoding axonemal dynein light intermediate polypeptide 1 isoform X2, which produces MIPPPDSLLRYEPPVLVSRRAEKRSPEARPLKGTPQPPPPQPGPGPQPRPRPAAAAAAAECRQPQELLNAILPPREWEEDKQLWVQQVSSVPSTRLDVVHLQEQLDLRLQQRQARETGICPVRRELYSQCFDELIREITINCAERGLLLLRVRDEIQMTIAAYQTLYESSTAFGMRKALQAEQGKHDMEKRIAELEEEKRELERQAQLESIIAPNT; this is translated from the exons ATGATCCCGCCGCCGGACTCGCTGCTGCGCTACGAGCCGCCGGTGCTGGTCAGCCGCCGCGCCGAGAAGCGCTCCCCGGAG GCCCGCCCGTTGAAGGGGaccccgcagccgccgccgccgcagcccggccccggcccgcagccccggccccggcccgctgctgccgcggccgccgccgagtgcaggcagccccaggagctgctgaacGCCATCCTGCCGCCGCG GGAGTGGGAGGAGGACAAGCAGCTGTGGGTGCAGCAGGTGTCCAGCGTGCCCAGCACCCGCCTGGACGTCGTGCAcctccaggagcagctggacctgaggctgcagcagcggcAGGCGCGGGAGACCGGCATCTGCCCCGTGCGCAGGGAGCTCTACTCGCAGTGCTTCG atgaaTTGATCCGTGAAATTACAATCAACTGTGCAGAGCGAGGACTATTGCTGCTTCGAGTCAGGGATGAAATCCAAATGACAATTGCTGCTTACCAGACGCTGTATGAGAGCAGCACTGCGTTTGGCATGCGGAAGGCGCTGCAAGCTGAGCAAGGCAAACATGACATGGAAAAGAGA ATTGCAGAGCTAGAAGAGGAAAAGCGGGAGCTGGAAAGACAG
- the DNALI1 gene encoding axonemal dynein light intermediate polypeptide 1 isoform X1 has protein sequence MIPPPDSLLRYEPPVLVSRRAEKRSPEARPLKGTPQPPPPQPGPGPQPRPRPAAAAAAAECRQPQELLNAILPPREWEEDKQLWVQQVSSVPSTRLDVVHLQEQLDLRLQQRQARETGICPVRRELYSQCFDELIREITINCAERGLLLLRVRDEIQMTIAAYQTLYESSTAFGMRKALQAEQGKHDMEKRIAELEEEKRELERQVSEQKAKCEAIEKRENERRQIEEKKHTEEVQFLKRMNQQLKAQLESIIAPNT, from the exons ATGATCCCGCCGCCGGACTCGCTGCTGCGCTACGAGCCGCCGGTGCTGGTCAGCCGCCGCGCCGAGAAGCGCTCCCCGGAG GCCCGCCCGTTGAAGGGGaccccgcagccgccgccgccgcagcccggccccggcccgcagccccggccccggcccgctgctgccgcggccgccgccgagtgcaggcagccccaggagctgctgaacGCCATCCTGCCGCCGCG GGAGTGGGAGGAGGACAAGCAGCTGTGGGTGCAGCAGGTGTCCAGCGTGCCCAGCACCCGCCTGGACGTCGTGCAcctccaggagcagctggacctgaggctgcagcagcggcAGGCGCGGGAGACCGGCATCTGCCCCGTGCGCAGGGAGCTCTACTCGCAGTGCTTCG atgaaTTGATCCGTGAAATTACAATCAACTGTGCAGAGCGAGGACTATTGCTGCTTCGAGTCAGGGATGAAATCCAAATGACAATTGCTGCTTACCAGACGCTGTATGAGAGCAGCACTGCGTTTGGCATGCGGAAGGCGCTGCAAGCTGAGCAAGGCAAACATGACATGGAAAAGAGA ATTGCAGAGCTAGAAGAGGAAAAGCGGGAGCTGGAAAGACAGGTGAGCGAACAGAAAGCTAAATGTGAGGCTATTGAAAAGCGTGAAAACGAAAGGCGGCAgatagaggaaaagaaacacactgAAGAGGTTCAGTTCCTGAAGCGAATGAATCAACAGCTGAAG